From the Pomacea canaliculata isolate SZHN2017 linkage group LG4, ASM307304v1, whole genome shotgun sequence genome, one window contains:
- the LOC112563122 gene encoding uncharacterized protein LOC112563122, whose product MIITSKPTLIRTICFYQQQQSRHLKPSVCSQCGNLDGDLPCTDEEIFEADSSQCHDDTPYCMNDIIQTNGQMRMYKRCVNETICNSEWYMESSDKQQCTQFDPSIYKDDLVCHLCCYGDDCNANNVPPAEKLYKP is encoded by the exons ATGATCATTACAAGCAAACCTACCTTGATCAGGACCATCTGTTTCTATCAGCAACAGCAATCCAGACACCTGAAACCCTCGGTCTGCAGTCAATGTGGTAACCTGGATGGTGACCTGCCCTGCACTGACGAAGAGATCTTTGAGGCAGACAGCTCTCAGTGTCACGATGACACTCCTTACTGCATGAACGACATCATCCAGACAAACGGCCAGATGAGGATGTACAAACG ATGTGTCAACGAAACAATCTGTAATTCAGAGTGGTACATGGAGTCTTCAGACAAACAGCAGTGTACTCAATTTGATCCTTCAATCTATAAAGACGACCTGGTATGCCATCTGTGCTGCTATGGAGATGATTGCAATGCTAATAATGTACCACCAGCAGAGAAATTGTACAAGCCCTGA
- the LOC112563120 gene encoding cell wall protein DAN4-like produces MSRMNPLVYYTLTISLTVLSASAATSQCHDKIASCSNMSRVCEDPVATVHICPLYCEKCEEYNNLPRASCQNKMDTFFCEMAANCIDKFHVYLCPLTCSKCELVTSQTSTVTASSTIVSTTSPSTIVSTTSSSTIVSTTSPSTSTFTQTSTLMPNQSRPTSPTTASATSQTLPAVTESTTAATMSSVPGRASIASPSTSTSTRTSAHTSTYQTSPRPETTTTGPQTSTMIAGSTIVSTMDTQKSSTPELRISETSTMTVSSTIESTTSRLLTLIMISVNSSTYKHQHGHIQPLLRDQRGL; encoded by the exons ATGTCAAGAATGAACCCTTTAGTTTACTACACTTTGACCATATCATTGACAG TGCTGTCTGCAAGTGCCGCAACCTCTCAGTGTCACGACAAGATCGCTTCCTGCTCAAACATGTCACGTGTCTGCGAGGATCCAGTGGCGACGGTTCACATCTGCCCCTTGTATTGTGAAAAGTGTG AGGAGTACAATAACCTGCCGAGGGCttcctgtcaaaacaaaatggacACGTTCTTCTGTGAAATGGCCGCCAACTGTATCGATAAGTTCCACGTCTACTTGTGTCCACTGACGTGTAGCAAGTGTG AGCTCGTCACCTCGCAGACATCAACAGTGACTGCGTCATCAACGATTGTGTCAACTACATCGCCATCAACGATTGTGTCAACTACA TCGTCATCAACGATTGTGTCAACTACATCGCCATCAACTTCAACATTTACCCAGACATCTACACTCATGCCAAACCAAAGTAGACCAACAAGTCCAACAACAGCCTCTGCTACGTCACAAACGTTGCCAGCAGTCACAGAGTCAACCACTGCAGCAACCATGTCATCTGTGCCAGGTAGAGCAAGTATTGCCTCGCCATCGACGTCGACATCTACCAGGACATCTGCACACACATCAACCTATCAAACATCACCAAGGCCAGAAACAACCACTACTGGGCCACAAACTTCGACTATGATCGCAGGGTCAACCATTGTTTCAACCATGGACACACAAAAGTCATCTACGCCAG AACTCAGAATCTCGGAGACATCAACAATGACTGTGTCATCAACGATCGAGTCAACTACATCGAGATTGTTAACACTTATCATGATATCTGTAAACTCATCAACCTATAAACATCAACATGGTCATATACAACCATTACTGCGCGACCAACGTGGACTATGA
- the LOC112561330 gene encoding transcription factor E2F3-like codes for MPRKQTLVHRRGLSDIKQEPLEITTAQTANISSVLCSPSADYAYEYSSQRNRVLEAEQIGAYTPQSTTSSQSPCKTSLTGRSQVKRKLDLEDVKLEGFKTPKSCKRRRGSEASPRATCGRSPAEKTRYDTSLGLLTKKFVGLLRSAPDGVVDLNRASEKLEVQKRRIYDITNVLEGINLIQKKSKNNIQWRGAAGCSSASQTRILGTHLCSDLETKENVLDEMIQQCTRQLRLLTEDSENAKLAYVTYQDIRSLSSLDDQTVIAIKAPPETRLEVPDPTESIQIWLKSTRGPIEVFLCPEELPGSSREHAAESTESCTETEATSEASTDASLPSKKVCRSVNIKEECLFLEDSAPKSNHQGSAPMMKQALLEQADISPSFHSSLLQQTTDQETDMPFVSLEPPFDVDDNIFGFSSAGIADLFDAYEIDL; via the exons ATGCCTAGGAAGCAAACCCTCGTTCATCGAAGAGGACTTTCCGATATAAAACAAGAACCACTGGAAATAACAACAGCACAGACTGCAAACATATCTTCtgttttgtgttctccttcggCGGACTATGCATACGAGTACAGCAGCCAGCGCAACAGAGTATTGGAAGCGGAGCAGATAGGTGCTTACACACCTCAGTCAACAACCTCCAGTCAATCGCCGTGCAAAACATCATTAACAGGCAGATCACAG GTGAAGCGGAAATTGGATTTAGAAGATGTCAAACTTGAGGGATTCAAAACTCCCAAAAGTTGTAAGCGAAGAAGGGGTTCAGAGGCAAGTCCAAGAG CAACGTGTGGACGCTCACCAGCAGAAAAAACTCGATATGACACCTCTCTAGGTCTTCTGACGAAAAAGTTTGTTGGCTTGTTGAGAAGTGCTCCAGATGGG GTGGTTGACTTAAACAGAGCCTCAGAAAAACTGGAGgtgcaaaaaagaagaatatatGATATTACAAATGTCCTGGAAGGAATAAATCTCATccagaaaaaatcaaaaaataatatacagtgGAG aggTGCTGCTGGGTGTAGTTCTGCTAGTCAGACAAGAATCCTTGGAACTCATCTGTGTTCAG ATCTTGAAACAAAGGAGAATGTCTTGGATGAAATGATTCAGCAGTGTACTCGCCAGCTCCGCCTTTTAACAGAAGATTCTGAAAATGCTAA ATTAGCATATGTAACCTATCAAGACATTCGCAGCTTGTCATCGTTAGATGACCAGACAGTTATTGCAATCAAAGCCCCTCCAGAAACAAGGTTAGAGGTGCCAGATCCCACCGAG AGTATTCAGATTTGGTTGAAAAGTACTCGGGGTCCTATAGAGGTATTTTTATGTCCTGAAGAACTTCCTGGCTCCAGTAGAGAGCATGCTGCAGAATCTACAGAAAGCTGTACAGAAACAGAAGCAACATCAGAAGCAAGCACTGATGCTTCACTTCCATCAAAAAAAGTGTGTCGGTCTGTAAATATTAAAGAAGAATGCTTGTTCTTGGAGGACTCTGCCCCTAAAAGCAATCACCAAG GATCAGCACCAATGATGAAGCAGGCACTGCTGGAACAGGCGGACATCTCTCCCTCCTTTCATTCCAGTCTTCTGCAGCAAACTACAGATCAAGAAACAGACATGCCTTTTGTGTCTCTTGAACCTCCTTTTGATGTCGATGATAATATATTTGGCTTCAGCAGTGCAGGGATTGCTGACTTGTTTGATGCTTATGAGATAGATTTGTGA
- the LOC112561331 gene encoding uncharacterized protein LOC112561331 isoform X2, with protein sequence MVYACTDRSPTAMASAYLGPESPPPLAVISESYRHHYKLPVLGSLDCYNLGVQYEDRLFSLLHKYLELNTTDQLCYVGSSKDCMADRIREKFCLLEPVQTLLPGHFHYAETFNNKLVPIQISHVGAEEYFHELAQAKMSNGKKKESVLDKVLLYDSCRYLTNPAVLYTNIASCLAPGGILLIVLRPAHLSTLPFSKSAHQRLVETDIPYMETVRNLQSVGLDVEWDLECLPVCIPKRKWLAMLHEKYPPQMEIISQEEILAGLRELTEGILKYEGDEIEFTDRLLFIKATQSVLENSSPSIQRYTSGQSAPAPLQKDLTLTMKVSVDTKLKSSTKLQFP encoded by the exons ATGGTGTATGCGTGTACAGATCGATCCCCGACTGCT ATGGCTTCTGCATACCTTGGACCGGAGTCACCACCGCCACTGGCAGTCATTTCAGAAAGTTACCGACATCATTACAAGTTACCTGTATTGGGTTCATTGGATTGCTACAACCTTGGGGTTCAGTATGAAGACAGACTTTTTTCACTGCTGCACAAGTATCTGGAGTTGAATACAACTGATCAGCTCTGTTATGTAGGAAGCTCCAAAGATTGCATGGCTGACAG AATTAGAGAGAAATTCTGTCTCTTGGAACCTGTGCAAACACTTCTTCCAGGCCACTTTCACTATGCCGAGACTTTCAACAATAAGCTGGTACCCATACAGATATCACATGTGGGTGCAGAGGAATATTTCCATGAACTAGCACAGGCAAAAATGAGCAATGgcaaaaagaaggaaagtgtGCTAGATAAAGTGCTTCTATATGACTCATGCCGCTACCTGACCAATCCTGCAGTCTTATATACTAATATTGCCAGCTGCCTTGCACCTGGTGGTATCCTATTGATAGTGCTTCGCCCAGCCCATCTTTCTACTTTGCCATTTTCAAAAAGTGCACATCAGCG gTTAGTTGAGACAGACATACCATACATGGAAACTGTAAGAAATCTTCAGAGTGTTGGCTTGGATGTTGAGTGGGACCTGGAATGTCTTCCAGTATGCATACCAAAACGAAAATGGTTAGCCATGTTGCATGAAAAATATCCACCACAAATGGAAATAATTTCACAGGAAGAAATCCTGGCTGGCCTGCGTGAGCTTACTGAGGGCATTTTGAAATATGAAGGCGATGAG ATAGAGTTCACTGACCGCCTGCTGTTTATCAAAGCTACACAGTCTGTGCTTGAGAATAGCAGTCCAAGCATCCAGCGCTACACCTCTGGACAGTCTGCACCAGCTCCTCTGCAGAAGGACTTGACCCTGACGATGAAAGTGTCTGTGGATACGAAATTAAAGTCTTCCACTAAACTTCAATTTCCTTGA
- the LOC112561331 gene encoding uncharacterized protein LOC112561331 isoform X1 produces the protein MRVQIDPRLLCVFFLMASAYLGPESPPPLAVISESYRHHYKLPVLGSLDCYNLGVQYEDRLFSLLHKYLELNTTDQLCYVGSSKDCMADRIREKFCLLEPVQTLLPGHFHYAETFNNKLVPIQISHVGAEEYFHELAQAKMSNGKKKESVLDKVLLYDSCRYLTNPAVLYTNIASCLAPGGILLIVLRPAHLSTLPFSKSAHQRLVETDIPYMETVRNLQSVGLDVEWDLECLPVCIPKRKWLAMLHEKYPPQMEIISQEEILAGLRELTEGILKYEGDEIEFTDRLLFIKATQSVLENSSPSIQRYTSGQSAPAPLQKDLTLTMKVSVDTKLKSSTKLQFP, from the exons ATGCGTGTACAGATCGATCCCCGACTGCTGTGTGTGTTCTTTCTG ATGGCTTCTGCATACCTTGGACCGGAGTCACCACCGCCACTGGCAGTCATTTCAGAAAGTTACCGACATCATTACAAGTTACCTGTATTGGGTTCATTGGATTGCTACAACCTTGGGGTTCAGTATGAAGACAGACTTTTTTCACTGCTGCACAAGTATCTGGAGTTGAATACAACTGATCAGCTCTGTTATGTAGGAAGCTCCAAAGATTGCATGGCTGACAG AATTAGAGAGAAATTCTGTCTCTTGGAACCTGTGCAAACACTTCTTCCAGGCCACTTTCACTATGCCGAGACTTTCAACAATAAGCTGGTACCCATACAGATATCACATGTGGGTGCAGAGGAATATTTCCATGAACTAGCACAGGCAAAAATGAGCAATGgcaaaaagaaggaaagtgtGCTAGATAAAGTGCTTCTATATGACTCATGCCGCTACCTGACCAATCCTGCAGTCTTATATACTAATATTGCCAGCTGCCTTGCACCTGGTGGTATCCTATTGATAGTGCTTCGCCCAGCCCATCTTTCTACTTTGCCATTTTCAAAAAGTGCACATCAGCG gTTAGTTGAGACAGACATACCATACATGGAAACTGTAAGAAATCTTCAGAGTGTTGGCTTGGATGTTGAGTGGGACCTGGAATGTCTTCCAGTATGCATACCAAAACGAAAATGGTTAGCCATGTTGCATGAAAAATATCCACCACAAATGGAAATAATTTCACAGGAAGAAATCCTGGCTGGCCTGCGTGAGCTTACTGAGGGCATTTTGAAATATGAAGGCGATGAG ATAGAGTTCACTGACCGCCTGCTGTTTATCAAAGCTACACAGTCTGTGCTTGAGAATAGCAGTCCAAGCATCCAGCGCTACACCTCTGGACAGTCTGCACCAGCTCCTCTGCAGAAGGACTTGACCCTGACGATGAAAGTGTCTGTGGATACGAAATTAAAGTCTTCCACTAAACTTCAATTTCCTTGA
- the LOC112561331 gene encoding uncharacterized protein LOC112561331 isoform X3 → MASAYLGPESPPPLAVISESYRHHYKLPVLGSLDCYNLGVQYEDRLFSLLHKYLELNTTDQLCYVGSSKDCMADRIREKFCLLEPVQTLLPGHFHYAETFNNKLVPIQISHVGAEEYFHELAQAKMSNGKKKESVLDKVLLYDSCRYLTNPAVLYTNIASCLAPGGILLIVLRPAHLSTLPFSKSAHQRLVETDIPYMETVRNLQSVGLDVEWDLECLPVCIPKRKWLAMLHEKYPPQMEIISQEEILAGLRELTEGILKYEGDEIEFTDRLLFIKATQSVLENSSPSIQRYTSGQSAPAPLQKDLTLTMKVSVDTKLKSSTKLQFP, encoded by the exons ATGGCTTCTGCATACCTTGGACCGGAGTCACCACCGCCACTGGCAGTCATTTCAGAAAGTTACCGACATCATTACAAGTTACCTGTATTGGGTTCATTGGATTGCTACAACCTTGGGGTTCAGTATGAAGACAGACTTTTTTCACTGCTGCACAAGTATCTGGAGTTGAATACAACTGATCAGCTCTGTTATGTAGGAAGCTCCAAAGATTGCATGGCTGACAG AATTAGAGAGAAATTCTGTCTCTTGGAACCTGTGCAAACACTTCTTCCAGGCCACTTTCACTATGCCGAGACTTTCAACAATAAGCTGGTACCCATACAGATATCACATGTGGGTGCAGAGGAATATTTCCATGAACTAGCACAGGCAAAAATGAGCAATGgcaaaaagaaggaaagtgtGCTAGATAAAGTGCTTCTATATGACTCATGCCGCTACCTGACCAATCCTGCAGTCTTATATACTAATATTGCCAGCTGCCTTGCACCTGGTGGTATCCTATTGATAGTGCTTCGCCCAGCCCATCTTTCTACTTTGCCATTTTCAAAAAGTGCACATCAGCG gTTAGTTGAGACAGACATACCATACATGGAAACTGTAAGAAATCTTCAGAGTGTTGGCTTGGATGTTGAGTGGGACCTGGAATGTCTTCCAGTATGCATACCAAAACGAAAATGGTTAGCCATGTTGCATGAAAAATATCCACCACAAATGGAAATAATTTCACAGGAAGAAATCCTGGCTGGCCTGCGTGAGCTTACTGAGGGCATTTTGAAATATGAAGGCGATGAG ATAGAGTTCACTGACCGCCTGCTGTTTATCAAAGCTACACAGTCTGTGCTTGAGAATAGCAGTCCAAGCATCCAGCGCTACACCTCTGGACAGTCTGCACCAGCTCCTCTGCAGAAGGACTTGACCCTGACGATGAAAGTGTCTGTGGATACGAAATTAAAGTCTTCCACTAAACTTCAATTTCCTTGA